The Pyrenophora tritici-repentis strain M4 chromosome 2, whole genome shotgun sequence genome window below encodes:
- a CDS encoding NHP6B, Chromatin-associated protein containing the HMG domain protein: protein MAISSASSPTQPNLAAVLDRLGLAEYLHVLTDNGFHNWETVVDITEDDLTTLNFKLGHRRLLQREIATYRGIPQSLSLEPEANSPESTSLSTSALETFTRQTTTPPPREKRRYRRHPRPDAHAPKKPKTAYVNFADQLRTDPEVSQLSFVDIAREVGRRWQDLPPEKKRIWESNAARAMQEFEAQMDEYKKTDNYTKYQAYLNDFKMQQSIPSTGKQRPGNSRSTTDTSNNTKQYSRASPSSSDSPTSFLSSNTPMGIEAETCHNALTLAFSELVTLRGEILTGGAQQFSEDFLPPEDRVRRSMYAFIRGTGSLLFMWTFEQADEILDRIYRPQKRVDKMTLAECFTVAAMGAHYEINAFPDRMRRLLYASGTLHFNEQTAREDYFRTMRLLLSLSFYSLLEKHMSAKYLIAAGLQIARWKCPVPQSPGSAASDDNWRKVYRSLVFMDSWLSYTLGYPTEVTASDTQIACVVYRSEQDPINELIHSQISKINLIAAEVAKTLASPELATSGNISALTQKLEQWRQEVPHALQMPTLLSSEGQDLTLFQRRAIFMLHIMYLGALVLLYRQLLVATAEAQLIDGAASSFNNLSTNDVKLYRQQCATAAQNIARMLGLIDFDGTLTTRCWIVIYWSFSAAICLLFSATTKLMDGQIDDVEADLAYAKSCMDMLEPCKPCEPVAARYLDTLWPLYDHLQDVHRRMLGKSKSSIFAILQPDPSLLSPPVPVSRQEIGPISEKLTMLLTDPFGRKQDIDGTRRRILSNDGSYSVFWFR from the exons ATGGCGATCTCTTCCGCTTCTAGTCCCACGCAACCAAACCTCGCTGCCGTGCTGGACCGCCTAGGACTGGCCGAGTACCTGCACGTCCTCACCGACAACGGCTTCCACAACTGGGAGACGGTTGTCGACATCACCGAGGACGACCTCACCACGCTCAACTTCAAGCTCGGCCACCGCAGACTGCTGCAGCGCGAAATCGCCACATACCGCGGAATCCCCCAATCACTATCACTGGAACCAGAGGCAAACTCGCCCGAATCCACTTCATTGTCCACCTCCGCCCTCGAGACCTTCACCCGCCAGACCACCACTCCCCCGCCCCGCGAGAAGAGGAGATACCGACGCCATCCGCGCCCAGACGCCCACGCGCCCAAGAAGCCCAAGACCGCAT ATGTCAACTTTGCTGACCAGCTTCGCACGGATCCCGAAGTCAGCCAGCTGTCCTTTGTGGACATTGCACGTGAAGTTGGCCGCAGATGGCAGGACCTCCCTCCGGAGAAAAAGCGCATCTGGGAGAGCAATGCCGCACGTGCCATGCAGGAGTTTGAGGCCCAGATGGACGAGTACAAGAAAACCGACAACTACACAAAGTACCAGGCCTATCTGAACGACTTCAAGATGCAGCAATCCATCCCTTCGACTGGTAAGCAACGGCCCGGAAACAGTCGCTCGACAACAGACACCTCCAACAACACGAAACAGTACTCACGTGCTAGCCCCAGCTCCTCAGACAGCCCCACCTCCTTCCTCTCGTCCAACACGCCCATGGGCATCGAGGCCGAAACCTGCCACAACGCATTGACCCTGGCCTTTAGTGAGCTTGTCACCCTCAGGGGCGAGATCCTGACTGGAGGCGCCCAACAGTTCAGCGAGGATTTCCTACCGCCTGAAGACCGAGTACGGCGATCAATGTACGCTTTCATTCGTGGCACCGGATCGCTCCTTTTCATGTGGACTTTTGAGCAAGCCGACGAGATTTTGGATCGCATCTACCGCCCGCAAAAGAGGGTTGACAAAATGACGCTTGCCGAGTGTTTTACAGTTGCTGCCATGGGCGCGCACTACGAAATCAACGCTTTTCCTGATCGCATGCGAAGACTGCTCTATGCCTCAGGAACCCTCCACTTCAACGAGCAGACCGCAAGAGAGGATTATTTTCGCACTATGCGCCTTCTTCTCTCGTTATCTTTCTACTCGCTTTTGGAGAAGCACATGAGTGCCAAATATCTAATCG CTGCGGGTTTGCAAATTGCCCGTTGGAAATGTCCTGTCCCACAGTCGCCCGGCTCAGCTGCATCAGACGACAACTGGAGGAAGGTTTACCGAAGCCTCGTCTTCATGGATTCGTGGCTATCTTACACCCTTGGCTACCCCACCGAGGTCACAGCTTCTGACACCCAG ATTGCATGTGTCGTGTACCGATCAGAGCAGGATCCCATTAATGAGCTCATACACTCGCAGATTAGCAAGATCAACTTGATTGCGGCCGAAGTTGCAAAGACGCTGGCTTCTCCAGAACTGGCTACCAGCGGAAACATCTCCGCGCTAACCCAAAAGTTGGAACAGTGGCGCCAGGAAGTTCCACATGCATTGCAGATGCCCACGCTTTTGTCAAGCGAAGGTCAGGATCTAACGCTGTTTCAGAGGCGCGCGATTTTCATGCTACAC ATCATGTATCTTGGCGCGCTAGTGTTGCTGTACCGTCAGCTACTGGTTGCTACGGCTGAAGCTCAGCTTATCGATGGCGCGGCATCCTCATTCAACAACCTATCGACCAACGATGTCAAGTTGTATCGACAGCAATGCGCGACAGCGGCCCAAAACATTGCTCGCATGCTCGGATTGATCGACTTTGACGGCACATTGACCACACGCTGTTGGATTGT CATCTACTGGTCTTTCTCGGCTGCCATTTGCTTGCTCTTCAGCGCAACTACCAAATTGATGGATGGCCAGATTGACGACGTCGAGGCAGATCTCGCTTACGCCAAATCGTGCATGGATATGCTTGAGCCGTGCAAGCCCTGCGAGCCCGTTGCCGCTCGATATCTGGATACCCTTTGGCCATTGTACGACCACTTGCAGGACGTCCATCGCCGAATGCTCGGCAAATCGAAAAGCAGTATATTCGCTATACTTCAGCCCGATCCCAGCCTACTCAGTCCTCCGGTACCTGTGTCAAGACAAGAGATAGGGCCCATCTCCGAGAAGCTCACAATGCTTCTTACAGACCCTTTCGGAAGGAAGCAAGACATTGATGGAACTAGGAGACGCATCCTTAGCAATGATGGCTCATACTCGGTGTTCTGGTTCCGATAA